A single Paenibacillus sp. FSL R5-0517 DNA region contains:
- a CDS encoding class I SAM-dependent methyltransferase, whose protein sequence is MNTSKQMMPHNSNDRFSKLGIYSVQSVFIILFLLLTPVYYLNKWDFKRHKKRKPFYTSKLVRLQERYPIFYELAMYVQNFPIPRNVYKILPPLKGDVLQVGCGTGLLNKYLRKQKDVRFLNMDPNLNALKFGKKWGRFNSYIHAFIDKPTSLPDHSCDMILFARSFHHIRYHKKAFIESCRLLRDGGSIIIADPVVLKSLSGSVTDRGYMANSSIDGVIWRFTKETLITHIERCLPPELKIESVTETRQVHVTNYNLFVPQTDIVVVLRKREAVYNDN, encoded by the coding sequence TTGAATACTTCTAAACAAATGATGCCTCATAATTCTAATGATCGTTTTAGTAAACTAGGAATTTATAGCGTCCAAAGTGTCTTTATTATTCTGTTCTTGCTGTTAACCCCTGTCTACTATTTGAACAAATGGGACTTTAAACGTCACAAAAAGCGGAAACCTTTCTACACCAGTAAATTGGTTCGATTGCAAGAGCGCTATCCGATTTTCTACGAATTGGCCATGTACGTTCAAAATTTCCCTATTCCTCGTAATGTCTACAAAATTTTACCCCCTTTAAAGGGCGATGTTCTTCAGGTGGGCTGTGGTACAGGTTTATTGAACAAGTATCTTCGCAAGCAGAAGGATGTTCGTTTTCTCAACATGGATCCGAATTTAAATGCCCTAAAATTTGGAAAGAAGTGGGGAAGGTTTAATTCTTATATCCATGCTTTCATTGATAAGCCAACTTCTTTACCTGATCATAGCTGCGATATGATTTTGTTTGCACGAAGCTTTCATCACATTCGCTATCACAAAAAAGCCTTCATCGAGAGCTGCAGACTGTTACGTGACGGTGGATCTATCATTATTGCGGACCCGGTTGTTCTCAAGTCTCTTTCAGGTTCTGTAACAGACCGTGGTTATATGGCGAACTCTTCGATTGATGGTGTAATTTGGAGATTTACCAAAGAAACATTAATTACTCACATAGAGCGCTGTCTTCCTCCTGAATTAAAGATAGAATCCGTAACCGAAACGAGACAAGTGCATGTAACGAATTATAATTTATTTGTACCTCAGACAGATATCGTAGTGGTACTGCGAAAAAGGGAGGCTGTATACAATGACAACTAA